A genomic region of Lytechinus pictus isolate F3 Inbred chromosome 2, Lp3.0, whole genome shotgun sequence contains the following coding sequences:
- the LOC129253972 gene encoding mRNA cap guanine-N7 methyltransferase-like isoform X2, translated as MSDSTAEVAVEQAPEETPEAVTDGGDATQAEEKMEESTAAPSEETTEGTTEAATEGSSEAKKETGMSGTVAKHYNDLREGTLFDRARSRIYYQRNFNNWIKSMIIANSLKAVDRKKGCTVLDLCCGKGGDLLKWTKGNLKKLVCADIAAVSVQQCQKRYRDMADRNRRTGNAKTFAAEFIAADCAEVLLSERYHDKDIVFDLCSCQFSFHYSFETAARARTMLRNACERLRPGGYFVGTIPNGYELVSRLKASEDLSFGNDVYKVTFENKDSFPLYGCKYDFHLEGVVDCPEFLIYFPLLEEMAKEFDMELVYLKKFQEVYEDNCGPTDNQALMSKMQALEQYPPEKGTPPASKKDEDYSHAETRHTEVMGMENEEKKPTSIGTLSKSEWEASSLYCAFAFKKAGDFEEEEEEEEAPAEEEKKEEEEKTEEVANGNGDEAAEAEGEGGEEGGAEAEAEAEAEEGGGEEEAQ; from the exons ATGAGTG ACAGTACAGCAGAGGTAGCAGTAGAGCAGGCTCCTGAGGAGACCCCTGAAGCAGTGACGGATGGAGGTGATGCTACACAAGCAGAAGAGAAGATGGAGGAATCAACAGCAGCTCCATCAGAAGAAACAACAGAAGGTACAACAGAAGCTGCGACGGAAGGTTCATCAGAAGCTAAGAAAGAAACG GGTATGTCAGGGACTGTCGCAAAGCACTACAATGATCTAAGAGAAGGAACATTGTTCGACAGAGCCAGGAGCAGAATTTACTACCAACGAAATTTCAATAACTGGATAAAG AGTATGATCATCGCAAACTCATTGAAGGCTGTTGACAGAAAGAAAGGTTGTACAGTACTTGATCTTTGTTGCGGGAAAGGAGGAGATCTTCTCAAATGGACCAAAGGAAACCTCAAGAAATTAGTCTGTGCAG ATATCGCAGCTGTGTCAGTACAACAGTGTCAGAAGAGATACAGAGACATGGCAGACAGGAATAGACGTACTGGTAATGCAAAGACCTTTGCAGCAGAATTCATTGCAGCAGATTGTGCTGAG GTACTTTTATCAGAACGCTACCACGACAAGGACATTGTCTTTGACCTGTGCAGCTGTCAGTTTTCCTTCCACTACTCATTTGAGACTGCCGCTAGGGCAAGGACTATGCTCAGAAACGCCTGTGAGAGACTGCGACCCGGTGGATACTTTGTCGGAACCATTCCTAATGGATACGAGCTTGT ATCAAGGTTAAAAGCGAGTGAAGATCTGTCATTCGGCAATGATGTGTACAAGGTCACCTTTGAGAACAAAGATTCTTTCCCACTCTATGGATGCAAGTATGATTTCCATCTTGAGGGTGTAGTTGATTGTCCCGAGTTCTTGATCTACTTCCCTCTCCTTGAAGA GATGGCTAAAGAGTTTGATATGGAATTAGTGTACTTGAAGAAGTTCCAGGAAGTGTATGAAGACAATTGTGGGCCAACAGACAACCAAGCTCTCATGTCAAAGATGCAAGCTCTTGAG CAATACCCTCCTGAGAAGGGTACCCCTCCAGCCAGTAAGAAAGATGAAGACTACAGCCATGCTGAGACTAGGCATACGGAGGTCATGGGTATGGAGAATGAAGAGAAGAAACCAACATCCATC GGCACCCTCTCCAAGTCCGAATGGGAGGCATCTAGCCTCTACTGTGCCTTTGCCTTCAAGAAAGCTGGAGACTtcgaggaagaggaagaggaggaggaggcacCCGctgaagaggagaagaaggaggaggaagagaagacgGAAGAGGTTGCTAATGGTAACGGTGACGAAGCTGCCGAAGCGGAAGGTGAAGGTGGGGAGGAGGGCGGAGCCGAGGCAGAAGCAGAGGCAGAGGCTGAAGAAGGAGGTGGAGAAGAAGAAGCTCAATGA
- the LOC129253972 gene encoding mRNA cap guanine-N7 methyltransferase-like isoform X1, with translation MSADSTAEVAVEQAPEETPEAVTDGGDATQAEEKMEESTAAPSEETTEGTTEAATEGSSEAKKETGMSGTVAKHYNDLREGTLFDRARSRIYYQRNFNNWIKSMIIANSLKAVDRKKGCTVLDLCCGKGGDLLKWTKGNLKKLVCADIAAVSVQQCQKRYRDMADRNRRTGNAKTFAAEFIAADCAEVLLSERYHDKDIVFDLCSCQFSFHYSFETAARARTMLRNACERLRPGGYFVGTIPNGYELVSRLKASEDLSFGNDVYKVTFENKDSFPLYGCKYDFHLEGVVDCPEFLIYFPLLEEMAKEFDMELVYLKKFQEVYEDNCGPTDNQALMSKMQALEQYPPEKGTPPASKKDEDYSHAETRHTEVMGMENEEKKPTSIGTLSKSEWEASSLYCAFAFKKAGDFEEEEEEEEAPAEEEKKEEEEKTEEVANGNGDEAAEAEGEGGEEGGAEAEAEAEAEEGGGEEEAQ, from the exons ATGAGTG CAGACAGTACAGCAGAGGTAGCAGTAGAGCAGGCTCCTGAGGAGACCCCTGAAGCAGTGACGGATGGAGGTGATGCTACACAAGCAGAAGAGAAGATGGAGGAATCAACAGCAGCTCCATCAGAAGAAACAACAGAAGGTACAACAGAAGCTGCGACGGAAGGTTCATCAGAAGCTAAGAAAGAAACG GGTATGTCAGGGACTGTCGCAAAGCACTACAATGATCTAAGAGAAGGAACATTGTTCGACAGAGCCAGGAGCAGAATTTACTACCAACGAAATTTCAATAACTGGATAAAG AGTATGATCATCGCAAACTCATTGAAGGCTGTTGACAGAAAGAAAGGTTGTACAGTACTTGATCTTTGTTGCGGGAAAGGAGGAGATCTTCTCAAATGGACCAAAGGAAACCTCAAGAAATTAGTCTGTGCAG ATATCGCAGCTGTGTCAGTACAACAGTGTCAGAAGAGATACAGAGACATGGCAGACAGGAATAGACGTACTGGTAATGCAAAGACCTTTGCAGCAGAATTCATTGCAGCAGATTGTGCTGAG GTACTTTTATCAGAACGCTACCACGACAAGGACATTGTCTTTGACCTGTGCAGCTGTCAGTTTTCCTTCCACTACTCATTTGAGACTGCCGCTAGGGCAAGGACTATGCTCAGAAACGCCTGTGAGAGACTGCGACCCGGTGGATACTTTGTCGGAACCATTCCTAATGGATACGAGCTTGT ATCAAGGTTAAAAGCGAGTGAAGATCTGTCATTCGGCAATGATGTGTACAAGGTCACCTTTGAGAACAAAGATTCTTTCCCACTCTATGGATGCAAGTATGATTTCCATCTTGAGGGTGTAGTTGATTGTCCCGAGTTCTTGATCTACTTCCCTCTCCTTGAAGA GATGGCTAAAGAGTTTGATATGGAATTAGTGTACTTGAAGAAGTTCCAGGAAGTGTATGAAGACAATTGTGGGCCAACAGACAACCAAGCTCTCATGTCAAAGATGCAAGCTCTTGAG CAATACCCTCCTGAGAAGGGTACCCCTCCAGCCAGTAAGAAAGATGAAGACTACAGCCATGCTGAGACTAGGCATACGGAGGTCATGGGTATGGAGAATGAAGAGAAGAAACCAACATCCATC GGCACCCTCTCCAAGTCCGAATGGGAGGCATCTAGCCTCTACTGTGCCTTTGCCTTCAAGAAAGCTGGAGACTtcgaggaagaggaagaggaggaggaggcacCCGctgaagaggagaagaaggaggaggaagagaagacgGAAGAGGTTGCTAATGGTAACGGTGACGAAGCTGCCGAAGCGGAAGGTGAAGGTGGGGAGGAGGGCGGAGCCGAGGCAGAAGCAGAGGCAGAGGCTGAAGAAGGAGGTGGAGAAGAAGAAGCTCAATGA